GGCCGCGTACCGGCGGCTCGGTCGGATGCTTGCCAATCTGTCCGAAGCCGATCTTGAACAGCTCGCCGGAGACTACTTCGCCGACCTGATCATCTCGTTGAAGAGCAAGGCAAGCCGCCGCTCGCACAGTAACGTGCTTGAGCACATAGCGGGGCATTTCAAGCGTTCGCTGGCCGGGCATGAGAAGTCCGAGCTGCGCAGCCTGATCGAGCAGTACCGTCTGGGCATGGTACCGCTCGTGGTGCCGATCACGCTGCTCAAACACCATCTGATGAATCATCCGGACGCCTATCTGGGCCGGCAGGCCTATCTGCAGCCCTACCCGGCCGAATTGAGCCTGCGCAATGCGATCTAGGGCTGACCGATGAGCATCGCCGCTGCGGAACTGCTCCCGATACGCGAAGTGGCACGGCTCACCGGCGTCACGGCCGTCACGCTGCGGGCTTGGGAGAGGCGTTACGGACTGATCCAGCCGCACCGCACGCCGAAGGGGCACCGCCTGTATACAGCGGACAATGTCGAGCAGATCCAGACCATCGTCGCCTGGCTGGGACGCGGCGTTGCAGTAGGTCAGGTCCGTGAGCTGATGAGCAGGCCGGCAGCCCAGGACAGCGCAGGCGACTCTCCCTGGAGCGAATGGCGTCAGAGCCTGGTCAACGCATTGATCGCGTTCGATTCCCAGCGCGCCGATCTGATCTACAACACGGCCATGAGTGGCTACTCGGTACAGCAGAGCTGCGAGCGGCTGCTCGAGCCGACTATTGCGGCACTTGAGCAGCGGTGGACCGGTCAGTTCGGCGACGAGCTGGAAAAGGCGTTCGTCTGTACCTGGCTGCGCGGCCGACTGGCCTCCCGGGTGTATCAGAACAACTGCCAGCAACATCGCCATGCGCTGCTGATGGTTAATCTTTCCAACGACTCGCGCCAGCCTGGCATGTGGCTGCTGGCGATGCTGCTGAGCCACGGCGGGCGACATATGGAGCTGCTCGACTGGTGCGTACCCGCCGCCGAACTGACCCTCATCAGTGAACGACGCGATCTGCAGGCTCTGATCCTGTATGGCAGCCATGCATTGACCAGCGAGCAACTTCGCCGCGAACTGCCATCCTTGATGCAACAGACCAACCTCGCGGTGTATTTCGCCGGGCCCGCTTCGCTCATACATCACCGTGAACTGGAAGCCCTCGGTATAGAGCCCGTGCCGGAAGCGCCCTGTTCCGCCTACGCCTGTATCGTCAAGGATCTTCGGAGTGCCTGATGAGCGTTAACCTATGCTGGCTGCGCAACGATCTGCGCATTCATGACAACACCGCCCTATGGCACGCCAGCCAGAACGGGGCAGTCGTTGCGGTCTATCTGATCACTCCGGGCACCTGGGCCGAACACGACGAAGCTGCGGTCAAGGTCGACTTCTGGCTGCGCAATCTCGTCGAACTTGGCCGCGCGCTGGAAGCCTTGAATATCCCGCTCAAGCTGGTCGAGGTCGATCACTGGCGCGACGCGCCTCAGGCGCTGTTGAACGTTGCCCGGGACGTGGACGCGACGGGGATGTTCTTCAACGACGAATACGGGATACATGAGCAGCGACGGGATCAAGCGGTCGCCGAGGAGTTTCGGAGCGCAGGCCTGGCGTGCCAACGCTTTGTCGACAATACGCTGTTCGAGCCCGGCACTCTGCTCACCCAATCCGGGAGCATGTACAAGGTATACAGCCAGTTTCGCAAGCAGGCTTACGCCAACCTGCACCGTGCGCTGCCCCAATGCCTGCCTGCGCCCAGCCGTCAGGGAACGCTTGCGGTGACACGGGATACGCCACCCGAGAAAGTCGCGGGGTTCGAGCAGGTCACCGCGACCATTCAACAGATATGGCCGGCCGGCGAACGGGCGGCGTCGGATCGCCTGGATCTGTTCGTTGCCGATATCCTCGAAGACTATCAGGACACCCGCGACCGACCGGATCTGGACGGCACCAGCCGCCTGTCGCCCTATCTGGCAAGCGGGATCATCTCGGTCCGGCAGTGTCTGCATGCCGCAATCGGCGCCAATCGTGGCGAATTCGACTCAGGCAATACCGGCGCGGTCGGCTGGATCAACGAACTGCTCTGGCGCGAGTTCTACAGGCATATCCTCGTCTGCTACCCGCACGTGTCCCGTGGCAAGGCGTTCCGCAGCGAATACCAGGATTTTCGGTGGCGCACCGAGCCGGATGCCCTGCGCGCCTGGCAGACCGGCAATACCGGCATTCCCATCGTCGATGCCGCCATGCGACAGATGCTTGCCACTGGCTGGATGCACAATCGCCTGCGCATGATCACCGCCATGTTCCTGACCAAGAATCTGCTGATCAACTGGCAGGACGGTGAGCGCTGGTTCATGCGGCATCTGATAGATGGCGACTTCGCATCGAACAACGGCGGCTGGCAATGGAGCGCCTCGACGGGCACCGACTCGGCACCGTATTTCCGGGTCTTCAATCCGATGTCCCAGGCTGAAAAGTTTGACCCGGACGCCGGTTTCATTCGCGAGTGGGTGCCTGAACTACGCAGCCTGTCGCCACGCGAGATCCATCGGCCGCTGTCGAGCTCGCAGCTGGCGGAGCTGGGCTATCCGGAGCCGATCGTCGATCTCAAGGCCAGCCGCCAGCGTGCCATCGAAGCCTTTCGCGGAGGCTGAAGGCTGCGCAGCGTCCGGAGCAGCGTTGATTTATCATGCACCTGACAAGGAGGCAACATAATGGACCTCTGCAACGAGGATAGATAAATGCCGGCGAAGACGATTGCCAACGCGCTGCTGTTTCAGATTGGCTGGTTCGCCTGTCTGCTCGGCGGAACATCCTGGTGGCTTCTGGTGCCAGTGGCGATATTGGTGGTGCATTTCACCTGGATCAGCGCCTGGCGCGACGAGGGCAAGCTGGTGATTACCGTCATGCTCGCTGGCAGCGCCGTGGACAGCTTTCTTCTGCAGATGCGCGTTTTCCAGCTACCCGGCGACCCGGAACTGATTCCCCTCTGGTGGCTGGCAGCCTGGGCGCTGTTCGGCACGATGCTCAATCACTGTCTGATCTGGGCCCGTCGGACCTGGTGGCTCGGCTCTGCGGCAGGCGCAGTCGCTGGTACGTTCGCCTACTGGGTAGGCGCCCAGTTGACAGACCTTCGCTTCGGTTTGGATGGCTCGATGACGCTGGTGATCGTTGCGCTTGCATGGGCGATTCTGCTTCCGATGCTACACGGCTTCGCGCGCATGTATCGCCAGCAGCAGAAGCTCAGAACAGGACAGGATCAGCAGGACGTCCGGTAAAGCATTGACGATTCTGCCGACCCTGACGGTTTCTGCGGGTCAGATGGGCAGCCGGTAGAACAGGCTGGCGTTTTCTATACCCTGATTGGGTTCCTTGAGCCCGGCATTGGAGTAATGGTAGATGCGCACCCCCAGTTCCGAGCCGCCGGAGAAACGCAGTCCGGCGCCGAGGCGATCCTCGAAATGGAAGCGCGAGCCCAGATCCGGGTCGCCATTGTTGATGCTGCTGCGGGTGAAGTAGGCCGCGCCAATCCCAAGCTCGAGATAGGGCGTCACCGCGCCTCCCTGCCCGAACTCCAGACGCAATACCGGCGACACGCCGACGCTGGTGGTATCCAGTCCGCTCCAGCGCACCACACCGGCGTCCCAGTAGCCACCCAGGCGCACATTTTGCGACTGCGTCTGCCACAGCGTGGTGCCAAAATCGAATTGAGCAGCGAGCCGGTAGGTGTCCGTTGACTCCGAACTGCGACCTACCTCGAGTGAGATGCCGTCAACCGCGTGAGCCAGGGGGGTGAAACTCAAAGCCACTAACGTACAACCGAGAAACAGACCGCGTTTATTCATGAAGTGTTTTCCTTGCGTCACAATTCCTGCCGGGTCGCCCCGCACTCCTAAAAAGACAACTGCAACACCGCTGCGTTCCCACGCCACAGTGCAGGAAGCGCCTGTTCCAGCGCCTTCGGCTCGCCGCTGGACCAGAAGCGGGTTTGCGCTGCCGGACCCTGCGAGAGCAGATCACGCTGCGCAAGGCGGGCCGCCAACTGACGAGCCACTGCAGCGCCGGTATCAATGATCGAGGTTCCTTCGGGGACGACGGTTTCCAGAATCGGTCGCACGAAAGGGTAATGAGTGCAACCGAGGATGATCGTATCGCATCCGGCTTCGATCAACGGGGCGGAAAATTCGCGCAGCATGGCGGTAACGCGCGGCCCGCTCAGCTCGCCGGCTTCGATCAGCTCCACCAGACCGGGGCAGGGCTGGGTATACACCCTGACCGACCCCGCAAAACGGTCGAGCAATGCCGCGAAGCGGGCACTCTGCAGCGTTCCGGTCGTGGCCAGAACGCCAACCGCACCGCTGCGAGTCGCCGCAGCCGCAGGCTTCACCGCCGGCTCCATGCCAACGATAGGCACGCTGAACTGTTCGCGCAGCTCCGCCACAGCGGCGGCCGTTGCGGTATTACACGCCACCACGACCGCCTTGGCACCTTGATCGAGCAGAAAGCCGGTAATGGCCCTGCTGCGCTCGCGTATATGGTCAGCGGACTTTTCTCCGTAAGGGACATGCCCGCTATCGGCGACGTACAGCAGCGATTCGTTCGGCAGCAGACGCTCGATCTCCCGCAGGACCGAGAGACCGCCTACACCCGAATCGAATATCCCGATCGATGCGTTACTCATCGCCGCCCCGCTGAGCACAAACCGTGCACGCCGGATCACGCCGCAGCCGCATTTCCCTGAAGCGCGAGTCCAGCGCATCGATCAGCAGCAGGCGGCCGATCAGGGGTTCGCCGAAACCGACGATCAACTTGATCGCCTCCAGCGC
Above is a window of Halopseudomonas nanhaiensis DNA encoding:
- a CDS encoding DUF2878 domain-containing protein yields the protein MPAKTIANALLFQIGWFACLLGGTSWWLLVPVAILVVHFTWISAWRDEGKLVITVMLAGSAVDSFLLQMRVFQLPGDPELIPLWWLAAWALFGTMLNHCLIWARRTWWLGSAAGAVAGTFAYWVGAQLTDLRFGLDGSMTLVIVALAWAILLPMLHGFARMYRQQQKLRTGQDQQDVR
- a CDS encoding acyloxyacyl hydrolase, translated to MNKRGLFLGCTLVALSFTPLAHAVDGISLEVGRSSESTDTYRLAAQFDFGTTLWQTQSQNVRLGGYWDAGVVRWSGLDTTSVGVSPVLRLEFGQGGAVTPYLELGIGAAYFTRSSINNGDPDLGSRFHFEDRLGAGLRFSGGSELGVRIYHYSNAGLKEPNQGIENASLFYRLPI
- a CDS encoding MerR family transcriptional regulator, with product MSIAAAELLPIREVARLTGVTAVTLRAWERRYGLIQPHRTPKGHRLYTADNVEQIQTIVAWLGRGVAVGQVRELMSRPAAQDSAGDSPWSEWRQSLVNALIAFDSQRADLIYNTAMSGYSVQQSCERLLEPTIAALEQRWTGQFGDELEKAFVCTWLRGRLASRVYQNNCQQHRHALLMVNLSNDSRQPGMWLLAMLLSHGGRHMELLDWCVPAAELTLISERRDLQALILYGSHALTSEQLRRELPSLMQQTNLAVYFAGPASLIHHRELEALGIEPVPEAPCSAYACIVKDLRSA
- the phrB gene encoding deoxyribodipyrimidine photo-lyase, with protein sequence MSVNLCWLRNDLRIHDNTALWHASQNGAVVAVYLITPGTWAEHDEAAVKVDFWLRNLVELGRALEALNIPLKLVEVDHWRDAPQALLNVARDVDATGMFFNDEYGIHEQRRDQAVAEEFRSAGLACQRFVDNTLFEPGTLLTQSGSMYKVYSQFRKQAYANLHRALPQCLPAPSRQGTLAVTRDTPPEKVAGFEQVTATIQQIWPAGERAASDRLDLFVADILEDYQDTRDRPDLDGTSRLSPYLASGIISVRQCLHAAIGANRGEFDSGNTGAVGWINELLWREFYRHILVCYPHVSRGKAFRSEYQDFRWRTEPDALRAWQTGNTGIPIVDAAMRQMLATGWMHNRLRMITAMFLTKNLLINWQDGERWFMRHLIDGDFASNNGGWQWSASTGTDSAPYFRVFNPMSQAEKFDPDAGFIREWVPELRSLSPREIHRPLSSSQLAELGYPEPIVDLKASRQRAIEAFRGG
- the murI gene encoding glutamate racemase is translated as MSNASIGIFDSGVGGLSVLREIERLLPNESLLYVADSGHVPYGEKSADHIRERSRAITGFLLDQGAKAVVVACNTATAAAVAELREQFSVPIVGMEPAVKPAAAATRSGAVGVLATTGTLQSARFAALLDRFAGSVRVYTQPCPGLVELIEAGELSGPRVTAMLREFSAPLIEAGCDTIILGCTHYPFVRPILETVVPEGTSIIDTGAAVARQLAARLAQRDLLSQGPAAQTRFWSSGEPKALEQALPALWRGNAAVLQLSF